One region of Danio rerio strain Tuebingen ecotype United States chromosome 5, GRCz12tu, whole genome shotgun sequence genomic DNA includes:
- the casr gene encoding extracellular calcium-sensing receptor isoform X1: MRFHLKFYLHYLVLLGSSCVISTYGPNQRAQKTGDILLGGLFPMHFGVASKDQDLAARPESTECVRYNFRGFRWLQSMIFAIEEINNSSTLLPNITLGYRIFDTCNTVSKALEASLSFVAQNKIDSLNLDEFCNCTGNIPSTIAVVGASGSAVSTAVADLLGLFYIPQISYASSSRLLSNKNQYKSFMRTIPTDEYQAIAMAAIIEHFQWNWVIAIASDDEYGRPGIEKFENEMFHRDICIDLNVLISQYVDEAEIRRLADRIQNSSAKVIVVFASGPDIEPLVKEMVRRNITDRVWLASEAWASSSLVAKPEYLDVMGGTIGFALRAGHIPGFKDFLQQVHPKKSSHNEFVREFWEETFNCYLEDSPRNADSENGSTSFRPLCTGEEDIASVETPYLDYTHLRISYNVYVAVYAIAQALQDILTCTPGKGLFSNGSCADIRKVEAWQVLKQLRHLNFIDSMGERVRFDNGSELSANYTIINWHRSPEDGSVVFKEVGYYSIHNKNVAKLSIDKSKILWNGRLTEVPFSNCSVECEPGTRKGIIDGEPTCCFECTECSDGEYSDHKDASFCVKCPNNSWSNGNHTSCFLKQIEFLSWTEPFGIALALFAVLGVLLTAFVLGVFVQFRDTPIVKASNRELSFLLLFSLICCFSSSLIFIGEPQDWTCRVRQPAFGISFVLCISCILVKTNRVLLVFEAKIPTSLHRKWWGLNLQFLLVFLFTFVQVMICVVWLYNAPPGSYKNYDIDEIIFITCNEGSMMALGFLIGYTCLLAAICFFFAFKSRKLPENFTEAKFITFSMLIFFIVWISFIPAYFSTYGKFVSAVEVIAILASSFSLLACIFFNKVYIILLKPSRNTIEEVRCSTAAHAFKAAAKATLRHSSGFRKRSSSVGGSSASSPSSSISMKTNGNEMESPSTRRHGSKPRVSFGSGTVSLSLSFEEARNSMK, encoded by the exons ATGAGGTTTCATCTGAAGTTTTACCTGCATTACCTGGTTCTACTGGGTTCCAGCTGTGTAATTTCGACCTATGGCCCAAACCAGAGGGCCCAGAAGACGGGCGATATCCTGCTTGGAGGACTTTTCCCAATGCATTTTGGGGTGGCCTCCAAAGACCAGGATCTTGCAGCACGGCCAGAGTCAACAGAGTGTGTCag atataACTTCCGTGGATTCCGCTGGCTGCAGTCTATGATCTTCGCTATAGAGGAGATCAATAACAGCTCCACTCTTCTTCCAAACATTACGCTTGGCTACCGTATATTTGACACGTGCAACACTGTCTCGAAAGCGTTGGAGGCGTCACTGAGTTTTGTCGCGCAGAATAAGATTGATTCACTGAATCTGGACGAGTTCTGTAACTGCACAGGGAACATCCCATCAACCATTGCAGTGGTCGGGGCTTCTGGATCTGCAGTGTCTACTGCCGTGGCGGACCTGCTGGGTCTTTTCTACATCCCTCAG ATTAGCTATGCTTCATCCAGCCGCCTTTTGAGCAACAAAAACCAGTACAAATCCTTCATGAGGACAATCCCTACAGACGAGTACCAGGCGATTGCCATGGCTGCCATCATCGAGCACTTCCAGTGGAACTGGGTGATTGCTATCGCCTCTGACGACGAATACGGCCGGCCAGGCATTGAAAAGTTTGAGAATGAAATGTTTCACCGGGACATCTGCATTGACCTCAATGTTTTAATTTCACAGTACGTTGACGAAGCTGAGATTCGTCGCCTGGCAGATCGCATCCAGAACTCATCCGCCAAGGTAATTGTTGTGTTTGCTAGCGGACCAGATATCGAGCCGTTAGTTAAAGAGATGGTGAGACGAAACATCACAGACCGCGTCTGGTTGGCGAGCGAAGCATGGGCCAGTTCCAGTCTAGTCGCCAAACCAGAGTATCTTGACGTCATGGGAGGAACCATTGGCTTTGCTCTGAGGGCTGGACATATACCCGGCTTTAAAGACTTCTTACAGCAGGTCCATCCAAAGAAGTCAAGCCATAATGAATTTGTGCGAGAATTTTGGGAGGAGACGTTCAACTGTTATCTTGAAGACAGCCCAAGGAATGCTGATAGTGAGAATGGCAGTACGAGTTTCAGGCCGCTGTGTACTGGGGAAGAGGACATTGCCAGTGTTGAGACGCCATATTTGGACTACACGCACCTCAGGATTTCCTATAACGTGTATGTGGCTGTTTATGCCATAGCACAGGCACTTCAGGACATACTTACCTGCACTCCAGGGAAAGGATTGTTTTCTAATGGCTCTTGTGCAGATATTAGGAAAGTTGAAGCTTGGCAG GTTCTGAAACAACTAAGACACCTCAACTTCATAGATAGCATGGGGGAGAGAGTGCGCTTTGACAACGGCAGTGAGCTTTCAGCCAATTATACCATCATAAACTGGCATCGATCACCCGAGGATGGGTCTGTCGTATTCAAGGAGGTTGGCTATTACAGTATACATAACAAGAACGTGGCCAAGCTTTCCATTGACAAGAGCAAAATCCTGTGGAACGGACGTCTAACTGAG GTACCATTTTCCAACTGTAGTGTGGAATGTGAACCTGGAACAAGGAAAGGAATTATTGATGGCGAACCCACATGTTGCTTTGAGTGTACAGAATGCTCGGATGGGGAGTACAGTGATCATAAAG ATGCCAGTTTTTGCGTTAAATGCCCAAACAACTCCTGGTCCAACGGCAATCACACTTCTTGCTTTCTGAAGCAAATCGAGTTTCTGTCCTGGACCGAACCGTTCGGGATTGCGCTGGCCTTATTTGCAGTCCTCGGGGTTCTCCTAACAGCTTTTGTGTTGGGTGTTTTTGTGCAATTCCGTGATACTCCAATCGTGAAGGCATCAAACCGAGAGCTGTCGTTTCTTTTGCTTTTCTCGCTTATATGCTGTTTCTCCAGCTCTCTCATATTCATAGGCGAACCACAGGATTGGACGTGCCGGGTACGCCAACCAGCATTCGGCATCAGCTTTGTGTTATGCATCTCATGCATTCTAGTCAAAACCAATCGTGTCCTGCTGGTGTTCGAAGCTAAAATCCCTACGAGTCTCCACCGTAAGTGGTGGGGATTAAACCTGCAGTTCTTGCTAGTCTTCTTGTTCACGTTTGTGCAGGTGATGATCTGCGTGGTTTGGTTGTACAACGCTCCGCCTGGAAGTTACAAGAACTACGACATCGATGAAATCATCTTCATCACCTGCAACGAGGGCTCCATGATGGCTCTGGGGTTTCTGATTGGCTACACGTGCTTGTTGGCCGCCATCTGTTTTTTCTTCGCGTTCAAGTCTCGGAAGCTGCCGGAGAATTTCACGGAGGCCAAATTCATAACGTTCAGCATGCTGATTTTTTTCATCGTCTGGATCTCCTTTATTCCGGCGTACTTCAGCACTTACGGCAAATTCGTCTCGGCTGTTGAGGTCATAGCAATCCTGGCGTCCAGCTTCAGTTTGCTTGCCTGTATCTTTTTCAACAAGGTGTATATCATTCTTCTGAAACCGTCGAGGAATACGATCGAGGAGGTGCGCTGTAGCACTGCGGCTCACGCCTTTAAAGCTGCAGCAAAAGCGACTTTACGACACAGTTCAGGCTTTAGAAAGAGATCCAGCAGTGTTGGCGGCTCCTCCGCATCTTCGCCCTCCTCATCCATCAGCATGAAGACCAACGGGAATGAAATGGAGTCACCGTCTACGCGGAGACACGGCTCAAAACCGAGGGTGAGCTTTGGAAGTGGGACGGTCAGTCTCTCCTTGAGCTTCGAGGAGGCTAGAAACTCGATGAAATGA